The proteins below are encoded in one region of Pontibacter deserti:
- a CDS encoding dihydroorotase yields MNVFLRAATIYNPTSELHLQRQNILIEQGKITYIGPDEKQADHIITSDHLCVSVGWADMYAVTGEPGLEHKEDLQSLAFAAAAGGFTEVLCMPNVEPVVQTKGAISYLKNRSVYLPVTLHPTAAVTMEAEGKELTEMIDLKQAGAVAFTDGTHPIQGAEVMVKALQYLQLFDGLLLNRPENTRLTVFGQMHEGIASTKLGLKGMPALAEETMVARDLQLLAYTGGKLHFSLISTAKAIESIRKAKADGLHVTCDVASYQAAFTDDTMLPFDTNYKVNPPFRSATDAEAIKLGLADGTIDAIVSGHQPHDTEAKKLEFDLAEFGIINLETAFAVANTTLRDAVPLETIIEKLTTIPRKILQLPQPQIAEGELANLTIFDPKQQWTPQENTSRSKGVNSPFFGQQLTGKVIGIIHKGQLVLN; encoded by the coding sequence ATGAACGTTTTCCTAAGAGCCGCTACCATCTATAATCCAACTTCAGAACTTCACCTGCAACGGCAAAATATCTTAATTGAGCAGGGAAAGATCACCTACATTGGTCCTGACGAGAAGCAGGCAGATCATATAATAACATCAGATCATTTATGTGTTTCGGTAGGCTGGGCAGATATGTACGCTGTTACAGGCGAACCAGGGCTGGAGCATAAAGAAGACCTGCAGAGCCTGGCATTTGCTGCCGCTGCAGGCGGCTTTACAGAAGTGCTTTGTATGCCAAATGTAGAGCCGGTTGTGCAGACAAAAGGAGCCATCAGCTATTTAAAGAACAGATCCGTTTATTTGCCGGTTACACTGCATCCAACTGCCGCCGTAACAATGGAAGCAGAAGGCAAAGAGCTAACAGAAATGATTGACCTGAAACAGGCAGGAGCTGTAGCTTTTACAGACGGAACCCATCCTATACAAGGGGCTGAAGTAATGGTAAAAGCGCTACAATACCTTCAGTTGTTTGATGGTCTGCTTTTGAATAGACCTGAAAATACTAGGCTCACTGTTTTTGGGCAGATGCACGAAGGAATAGCCAGTACTAAACTTGGCCTTAAAGGAATGCCAGCGCTGGCCGAAGAAACTATGGTTGCCCGCGACCTCCAACTGCTGGCCTATACAGGTGGTAAACTTCATTTCTCCTTAATATCTACTGCAAAGGCTATCGAAAGTATAAGAAAGGCAAAAGCAGATGGCTTACATGTAACTTGTGATGTAGCGAGTTACCAAGCTGCCTTTACTGATGATACCATGTTACCCTTCGATACAAACTATAAAGTTAACCCACCTTTCCGGAGTGCTACAGACGCTGAAGCAATTAAGTTAGGATTGGCAGACGGAACGATAGATGCGATTGTATCAGGGCATCAGCCACACGACACAGAAGCTAAAAAGCTCGAATTTGACTTGGCAGAGTTTGGGATTATAAACCTTGAAACTGCTTTTGCAGTAGCGAATACTACTTTAAGAGATGCCGTACCTTTAGAAACGATCATTGAGAAGCTGACCACTATACCTCGTAAAATATTACAGTTACCACAGCCTCAGATTGCCGAAGGAGAGTTAGCCAATCTTACTATTTTTGATCCAAAGCAGCAGTGGACACCACAAGAGAATACCTCCCGGTCAAAAGGCGTAAACAGTCCGTTCTTCGGGCAGCAGCTTACCGGTAAAGTAATTGGTATCATCCATAAGGGGCAACTGGTGTTAAATTAA
- a CDS encoding BatA domain-containing protein, whose protein sequence is MAFLYPSFLFALAAAAIPVILHLVQLRRAKRVQFSNVRFIKASQEVTASQRKLKELLILLCRICFITFLVLAFAQPFLPGSAAVPTSDKDVSVMIDNSYSMQNLHAERDMALLTFAVDKAKTVFDLFPPAASFSILDNNSISVSKFPSPADARAALDNLDFSSKSQGKFKSSGGHFFFFSDFQKNNFTPSSVNQFDSVTQVHLLPLESGSIANVYIDTVYLEDAFIRAGGESTLHVIIQNAGSESIHDIPLKLIIDEQQVAALSVDLPANQATEAVISFKVSSNRSSLAYLAVDDYPVEFDNTYYFVLKPSQTIHIVEITDGNNLDLENLFSKERLFRYTKYQTSGVNYSRSGEADIIILNGLKDISNALATTISNYIQEGGTLMIIPPASSDINGYDGLFNAAGIPARVAASSGIKSDLVAPAADNPFFRGIFADYDRKMQMPSAVRSMTWSRASDNILKYRGGVPFISRFDRGQGQVYLMAAPLHEDHNTFVNHALLLPVMYKIAISSYKQEQQLAYTLSANTIKLTISLTSEGEGIYKLEKDSLSFIPEQQIRGGNLYLNIPPDLNEAGIYKLTLNGKTAGTVAFNYDNRESHLEQYTPEELRSIIGTDRKNIHVYDYGDAFSVKNEFEKRYFGVKLWKYCLILCLFFLMAEIALIRFL, encoded by the coding sequence ATGGCTTTTCTTTATCCTTCTTTCTTATTTGCTTTAGCAGCGGCTGCTATACCTGTTATACTTCATTTAGTGCAGCTGCGAAGAGCAAAACGGGTACAGTTCAGTAATGTTAGGTTTATTAAAGCTTCTCAGGAGGTTACTGCCAGTCAGCGTAAGCTTAAAGAGCTTCTAATTCTTTTATGCAGGATCTGCTTTATTACCTTTTTAGTTTTGGCCTTTGCTCAGCCTTTTCTTCCTGGATCTGCTGCTGTGCCTACGTCTGATAAGGATGTTTCTGTAATGATTGATAACTCCTATAGTATGCAGAATTTGCATGCTGAAAGAGATATGGCCCTTCTTACTTTTGCTGTTGATAAAGCAAAAACTGTTTTTGATCTTTTCCCTCCTGCTGCTTCTTTCTCCATTTTAGATAACAATAGCATTTCAGTAAGTAAATTTCCTTCACCAGCTGACGCAAGAGCTGCTCTAGATAATTTAGATTTTTCCTCTAAGTCCCAGGGCAAGTTTAAAAGCAGTGGTGGTCATTTCTTTTTTTTCTCAGATTTTCAGAAGAATAACTTTACCCCTTCTTCAGTAAATCAGTTTGATAGTGTGACACAAGTTCATTTGTTACCCCTTGAGTCTGGAAGTATAGCAAATGTTTACATAGACACAGTCTATCTTGAAGATGCTTTCATAAGAGCAGGTGGTGAGAGTACTTTACATGTTATCATTCAAAATGCCGGGTCTGAAAGTATACATGATATACCTCTAAAATTGATAATAGATGAGCAGCAAGTTGCTGCTTTAAGTGTTGATTTACCTGCCAATCAGGCTACGGAAGCTGTTATAAGTTTCAAGGTTAGCAGTAACAGAAGTAGTTTAGCCTATTTAGCTGTAGATGATTATCCTGTTGAATTTGACAACACCTATTATTTTGTGCTTAAACCCTCTCAAACTATACACATCGTTGAGATTACAGATGGTAATAATTTAGACCTTGAAAATCTCTTTAGCAAGGAGCGGTTGTTCAGGTATACAAAATATCAAACAAGTGGTGTTAATTATTCCCGTTCTGGTGAAGCAGATATTATTATTTTAAATGGCTTAAAAGATATAAGTAATGCTTTGGCAACTACTATATCTAATTATATACAGGAGGGAGGTACTTTGATGATCATACCTCCCGCCAGCAGTGATATAAATGGATATGATGGTTTGTTTAACGCAGCCGGGATCCCGGCACGAGTAGCAGCATCATCTGGAATCAAATCTGACTTAGTAGCACCCGCAGCTGATAACCCATTTTTCAGGGGAATTTTTGCTGATTACGATAGAAAAATGCAGATGCCTTCTGCTGTCAGGAGCATGACTTGGTCCCGTGCTTCGGATAATATTTTAAAGTATAGGGGTGGCGTTCCTTTTATTTCCAGGTTTGATCGGGGCCAAGGGCAAGTATATTTGATGGCAGCTCCTTTACACGAAGATCATAATACCTTTGTTAATCATGCATTATTGTTACCAGTAATGTATAAGATTGCGATAAGTAGCTATAAGCAGGAACAGCAGCTGGCCTATACTTTAAGCGCGAATACTATAAAATTAACGATCTCACTTACCTCTGAAGGAGAAGGCATATATAAGTTAGAAAAAGACAGTCTATCGTTTATACCTGAACAACAAATACGAGGAGGTAACTTATACTTGAATATACCTCCTGATCTAAATGAAGCGGGCATTTATAAGCTAACCTTAAATGGTAAAACTGCAGGTACGGTTGCTTTTAATTACGATAACCGCGAATCACATTTAGAGCAGTATACACCTGAAGAATTGCGCAGTATAATAGGTACGGACAGGAAAAATATACACGTATATGATTATGGTGATGCCTTTTCGGTTAAGAATGAATTTGAAAAACGATATTTTGGCGTGAAGCTTTGGAAATATTGTCTAATATTGTGTCTGTTTTTCCTGATGGCCGAAATAGCCCTTATTAGATTTCTCTGA
- a CDS encoding DUF4199 domain-containing protein, whose product MFNQAIIRVGIRYGVTGGVVCFAIVLLLYFLGLNPFGDYGRYSFIPIPFAIFMGIRYYKKFNDTEIGFLRGLRVGASITFYTALCASMLVFILTYIAGPELLQQHIEEMKMMLETGREEQVKLFGEKWYQEAYKAAVTTTPSSLAAGDFIRRFLGGMVFALVAAVYFRK is encoded by the coding sequence ATGTTTAATCAAGCAATAATAAGAGTTGGTATACGCTACGGCGTTACGGGTGGGGTAGTATGCTTTGCTATAGTTCTGCTGTTATACTTTCTCGGGCTGAATCCATTCGGCGACTATGGCCGCTATAGTTTTATACCTATACCATTTGCCATTTTTATGGGAATACGGTATTACAAAAAGTTTAACGACACCGAGATCGGCTTCCTGAGAGGGCTTCGTGTAGGAGCTTCCATTACTTTTTATACAGCTCTTTGTGCTTCTATGCTGGTTTTTATACTCACTTATATAGCCGGCCCTGAACTATTGCAGCAGCATATAGAAGAGATGAAAATGATGTTGGAAACCGGACGCGAAGAGCAGGTAAAATTATTTGGTGAGAAATGGTACCAGGAAGCTTACAAAGCGGCTGTAACTACAACACCATCATCATTAGCAGCTGGCGATTTCATAAGAAGGTTTTTGGGAGGGATGGTTTTTGCACTGGTTGCAGCTGTTTATTTTAGAAAGTAA